In Paenibacillus ihbetae, the following are encoded in one genomic region:
- a CDS encoding glycoside hydrolase family 88 protein, with translation MWEQAIHDAVVKTRRNLERHPMKFPHITQEQRYEWGESTDWIEGFYTGMVWLCYEHTKDPFFKETALVQMDDFKTRLAERKHLDHHDIGFLYLPSALAAWIVDGRNEGRELALKAADHLMLRFREGGQYIQAWGPKGDEKNGGRIIIDCMMNIPLLYWAHQQTGEERYFNAAIAHAEKSRRYLMRGDDSSYHTFYFDQADGTPVRGGTHQGYHDGSTWTRGQAWAIYGFALSYRYTRNPLYLETAKRAARYFIQHLPEDHVAYWDFDVSIEAGTPRDSSASAIAACGMLEIMEFLAEGDTDRALLNDAVQKSMSSLVRSYSTMQEPEEEGLIKHGSYYVRGGMGPDDYMVWGDYYYLEALMRLTSSIPGYWYERA, from the coding sequence ATGTGGGAGCAAGCGATTCACGATGCGGTTGTGAAGACGAGGAGAAATCTTGAACGACATCCGATGAAATTTCCGCACATCACGCAGGAGCAGCGTTATGAGTGGGGGGAAAGCACGGATTGGATCGAAGGCTTCTACACGGGAATGGTCTGGCTGTGTTATGAGCACACGAAGGACCCGTTCTTTAAGGAGACTGCGCTTGTGCAGATGGATGATTTTAAAACACGGCTTGCGGAACGCAAGCATCTGGATCATCATGATATCGGGTTTCTGTATCTTCCCTCTGCATTGGCCGCATGGATCGTGGACGGCCGGAATGAGGGGAGGGAGCTCGCGCTGAAGGCTGCGGATCACTTGATGCTCCGTTTCCGGGAAGGCGGGCAGTATATCCAGGCTTGGGGGCCTAAAGGAGACGAGAAAAACGGCGGCCGCATCATTATCGACTGCATGATGAACATTCCGCTCCTGTACTGGGCACACCAACAGACCGGAGAGGAGAGGTACTTCAACGCCGCCATTGCCCATGCAGAAAAGAGCCGGCGCTACTTGATGCGCGGCGACGATTCCTCCTACCACACCTTTTATTTCGATCAAGCCGACGGCACGCCGGTTCGGGGTGGGACGCATCAAGGCTATCATGACGGCTCTACCTGGACACGCGGACAGGCTTGGGCGATTTATGGATTCGCGCTGTCCTACAGGTATACCCGCAATCCGTTGTACCTGGAAACAGCGAAACGTGCGGCTCGTTATTTTATACAGCATTTGCCTGAGGATCACGTCGCTTATTGGGATTTCGATGTGTCGATCGAAGCGGGGACTCCGCGTGACAGCTCGGCTTCGGCGATTGCCGCATGCGGGATGCTGGAAATCATGGAGTTTCTCGCTGAAGGAGATACGGACCGGGCGCTGCTGAACGATGCGGTGCAGAAGTCGATGAGCTCGCTTGTCCGGTCGTATTCTACGATGCAGGAGCCTGAAGAAGAGGGGCTGATCAAACATGGCTCCTATTATGTAAGAGGAGGGATGGGACCCGACGATTACATGGTCTGGGGCGACTATTATTATTTGGAGGCGCTGATGAGGTTAACGTCCAGTATACCGGGTTATTGGTATGAGCGAGCATAG
- a CDS encoding carbohydrate ABC transporter permease yields the protein MRTSRSVSEILFDTANVVLLCLLSIVTLYPFLYVLFASVSTPSEFVQHRGILLWPKGFSLDSYRMVFENPNIIRSYLNTLLYVVVGTTLNIFMTALGAYGLSRKNVMWKSTIMMLIVLTMFFDGGLIPKYLLVKNIGLLDTYWALIIPSAMTTWNLIIMRTAFQGVPVALEESARIDGANDWTILFRVIIPLSLPVIAVMILFYGVWHWNKWFDALIYLRDRNLFPLQLILREILIQNDTNSMMTSVGGGDRMPVGETIKYATIMVATLPILFLYPFLQKYFVKGVMIGAIKE from the coding sequence CCAACGTCGTCTTGCTGTGCCTGTTATCCATCGTGACTTTGTATCCGTTTCTGTACGTCTTGTTTGCATCCGTCAGCACGCCCTCCGAGTTCGTTCAGCATCGCGGGATTCTGCTGTGGCCCAAAGGCTTCTCGCTGGACTCCTACCGGATGGTGTTTGAGAATCCGAATATAATCCGAAGCTATCTCAACACGCTGCTGTACGTGGTGGTCGGAACGACGCTGAACATCTTCATGACCGCGCTTGGCGCATATGGCTTATCCCGGAAAAATGTCATGTGGAAAAGCACCATCATGATGCTGATCGTGCTGACGATGTTTTTTGACGGCGGACTGATCCCGAAATATCTGCTCGTGAAAAATATCGGCCTGCTGGATACGTACTGGGCGCTTATTATTCCCAGTGCGATGACGACGTGGAATCTGATCATCATGCGTACGGCCTTCCAGGGGGTCCCGGTGGCACTCGAGGAGTCGGCGCGGATCGATGGGGCCAATGATTGGACGATTCTGTTCCGCGTCATCATACCGCTTTCGCTGCCTGTCATCGCCGTCATGATTTTATTCTACGGCGTATGGCATTGGAATAAATGGTTTGATGCACTTATCTACTTGAGGGACCGAAATTTGTTTCCGCTGCAGCTGATTCTGCGCGAGATCCTTATCCAGAACGACACGAACAGCATGATGACATCCGTCGGAGGCGGCGACCGGATGCCGGTAGGCGAGACGATCAAATATGCGACCATCATGGTGGCGACGCTGCCGATTTTGTTCTTGTATCCATTTTTACAGAAATACTTCGTGAAGGGCGTCATGATCGGCGCGATTAAAGAATAG